One genomic region from Bacteroidales bacterium encodes:
- a CDS encoding TonB-dependent receptor — protein MNRLLTLLVFISLSLSIVAQNRIITGKVLDSKGNSLPYVTVQLVGTTKGSVTDINGLYQIAADDGVLKFSFIGYLSQEVKITTQNTIDVVLVEDTKTLDEIVVVGYGTQRKKDLTTAVAIVGEKEFKDRPIVSATQALQGKAAGVQVTSPSGKPGEGLSVRVRGATSVLAGNEPLYVVDGVPTTDIKGLSPSDISSMSVLKDASSAAIYGARAANGVVLITTKRGSNNAPVVSYSSYIGVSKLRKTIDVLTTKQYRTLMNEIGLSVDPSATGYTNWADQTFGMGHTQSHQFSASGGSEKSKYFFSIGYLNDQGIVKPAQIDRYTVRLNLDNELKPWLKVGTSINVLNINTKNTPDNASSGRGGVIMSALNTPPFLSIYKKDGSGWFDPNPFQPSWENPVAYMEGPDQLAIDKQLFGNLNIETRLAKDLFFKSRAGVDISNHQWDYYLDPFRTNYGRQQNGIGQSDKSNSSTLLWENTLDYSYSIGEHKFSGLIGSSIQKYKYNDSYLTGNDFPSDVSVRTLNAANTISGNTDIQAWALASFFGRATYNYNSKYYLTMSIRRDGSSKLAHHWGTMPSFSLGWRISSEEFMKNLSIINDLKIRAGWGKNGNQEGIPNYARYGLVTYSRVTPTNPLSGPSSSQTTYGNPNLKWETTAQSNIGFDLSMFKSRITLNFDAYHKKTNDVLLNVQLPSTLPITTIQTNAGKIENKGIEFNLSTVNIDKKIKWNTNFNISFNRNKVIAIEYTRVYYFAKIYSNNSEVSIVKAGLPLGSFFGYVSEGVDPQTGNLKFKDININGYIDPGDRTVIGNAQPKFTYGLTNNISYGRFDLNIFFQGSYGNDIYNATRIDLEGMFDSKNQSTAVLKRWTTVGQITDVPRSKNMDNVRNSTRFVEDGSYLRLKSLTLSYKAIDNNPKIKAIKSLSVYVTGQNLLTITKYSGFDPEVNAYGSSAVELGIDYGTYPQARSVIFGLNVEF, from the coding sequence ATGAATCGATTATTAACACTACTCGTTTTTATTTCACTTTCATTATCCATAGTAGCTCAAAATAGAATTATTACTGGTAAAGTCCTCGATTCCAAGGGAAATAGTTTACCATATGTTACTGTTCAACTTGTGGGAACTACAAAAGGATCGGTAACTGATATAAATGGATTATACCAAATAGCCGCAGATGATGGAGTGCTCAAATTCAGCTTTATAGGATATTTATCGCAGGAAGTGAAAATAACCACTCAAAATACTATTGATGTGGTATTAGTTGAAGATACTAAAACCCTTGATGAGATAGTTGTTGTGGGTTATGGTACTCAACGAAAAAAGGATTTAACAACTGCCGTAGCAATTGTTGGTGAAAAAGAATTCAAAGATAGGCCCATTGTTTCAGCTACGCAAGCACTGCAGGGAAAAGCTGCTGGTGTTCAGGTTACTTCACCCTCGGGTAAACCTGGTGAGGGATTATCGGTAAGAGTTCGTGGAGCTACATCAGTATTAGCAGGTAACGAACCTCTTTACGTTGTTGATGGTGTGCCTACAACTGATATAAAAGGACTAAGCCCTTCAGATATTTCTTCTATGAGCGTTTTAAAAGATGCATCCTCTGCTGCTATATACGGAGCAAGAGCTGCTAATGGAGTTGTTCTGATTACTACAAAAAGAGGTAGTAATAATGCTCCAGTAGTTAGTTATAGTTCCTACATTGGCGTATCAAAGCTTCGTAAAACAATCGATGTACTTACCACAAAACAGTATAGAACATTGATGAATGAAATTGGACTTAGTGTTGATCCATCTGCAACAGGATATACTAATTGGGCTGATCAGACATTTGGAATGGGTCATACCCAATCCCATCAATTTTCTGCTTCAGGAGGTTCGGAAAAGTCGAAATACTTTTTTTCGATAGGCTATCTCAATGATCAGGGTATAGTAAAACCTGCCCAAATTGATAGATATACAGTAAGATTAAATCTAGATAACGAATTAAAACCTTGGTTAAAAGTTGGAACCAGTATCAATGTGTTGAATATTAATACTAAGAATACACCCGATAATGCAAGTTCAGGAAGAGGTGGTGTGATTATGAGCGCACTTAATACACCCCCATTTCTGAGTATTTACAAAAAAGATGGAAGTGGTTGGTTTGATCCTAATCCGTTTCAACCATCATGGGAAAATCCAGTAGCCTATATGGAAGGACCTGATCAATTAGCAATAGATAAACAACTGTTTGGAAACCTAAATATTGAAACCAGACTAGCAAAGGATCTATTCTTTAAATCTAGGGCTGGTGTTGATATCAGCAACCATCAGTGGGATTACTATCTAGACCCGTTCCGTACTAATTATGGTCGTCAGCAAAATGGAATTGGACAATCCGATAAATCCAACAGTAGTACTTTGTTATGGGAAAACACTCTTGATTATTCATACTCAATTGGTGAACATAAATTTTCTGGTCTTATTGGAAGTAGTATTCAGAAATATAAATACAATGATTCATACCTTACTGGCAATGACTTCCCTTCGGATGTATCTGTTAGAACCTTAAATGCTGCAAATACCATTTCAGGTAATACTGATATTCAGGCCTGGGCATTGGCATCATTTTTTGGACGAGCAACCTATAATTATAACAGTAAGTACTATCTCACTATGAGTATAAGGCGCGATGGATCTTCGAAGTTGGCTCATCACTGGGGAACTATGCCTTCGTTTTCGTTAGGTTGGCGCATTTCGTCCGAAGAGTTTATGAAGAACCTTTCAATCATTAATGATTTAAAAATACGTGCAGGTTGGGGTAAAAATGGAAATCAGGAGGGAATACCAAACTATGCGCGTTACGGTTTGGTAACATATTCTCGCGTTACCCCTACAAACCCTCTCTCGGGACCATCTTCATCGCAGACCACTTATGGGAATCCTAATTTAAAATGGGAAACAACAGCTCAATCAAATATAGGTTTTGATTTATCAATGTTCAAATCCAGAATTACTTTAAACTTTGATGCATATCACAAAAAAACAAATGATGTATTGCTCAATGTTCAGTTACCAAGCACTTTACCCATAACTACAATACAAACTAATGCTGGGAAGATTGAAAACAAAGGGATTGAGTTTAATCTTAGTACGGTAAATATTGACAAAAAAATTAAATGGAACACCAATTTTAATATTTCCTTTAACCGTAACAAGGTAATAGCCATTGAGTATACTCGTGTATATTATTTCGCAAAGATTTACAGTAATAACTCAGAAGTTTCCATTGTCAAAGCAGGTTTACCTCTTGGCTCATTTTTTGGATATGTTTCTGAAGGAGTCGATCCCCAAACAGGTAATCTAAAGTTTAAGGATATTAATATTAACGGCTATATCGATCCTGGGGATAGAACTGTTATTGGAAACGCACAACCCAAATTCACGTACGGGTTAACTAACAATATTTCATACGGTCGTTTTGACCTGAACATCTTCTTTCAGGGAAGTTATGGCAATGATATTTACAATGCAACTCGTATCGATCTGGAAGGAATGTTTGATAGTAAAAACCAATCCACTGCAGTTTTAAAACGATGGACTACGGTAGGTCAAATCACTGATGTTCCTCGTTCAAAGAATATGGATAATGTTCGAAACTCTACCCGTTTTGTAGAAGATGGTTCATACCTAAGACTTAAATCTTTAACTCTTTCATACAAGGCAATAGATAATAATCCCAAGATTAAAGCGATTAAAAGTCTTTCAGTTTATGTAACAGGACAGAACCTGCTCACCATCACCAAGTATAGCGGATTTGATCCCGAAGTAAATGCCTATGGCAGTAGCGCTGTTGAATTGGGTATAGATTATGGCACTTACCCTCAGGCACGATCAGTGATATTTGGCTTAAATGTTGAATTCTAA
- a CDS encoding RagB/SusD family nutrient uptake outer membrane protein, which translates to MKNIFVILFSALLTLTFTSCEEFLDEQPVSNGIAVENTSSDSVLYKSASEAEAALAGVYGDFRNEYFELDCFVNGDAQSDDTYAGADNPANFQIDDYGVDATNSNVGRDWRYLYSTIGKANLLIDNVNFVADPLLTSDRKNQIIAEASFIRAFMYFQMVQLWGDVPLVLTSVRTFNLDILPLLFPPRATKADVYAQIIKDLETALADVPVSATNKNYITKGAVNAMLAKVYATIEPHDWNKVLQYCNDVIAGPYLLLPQYDQLWDNTHENSSESIFEINYEGTNSSGNWGASMFRGLDWKKFNIPSNDLVAAFDEENDVIRKASSIVFLNVSGKWSDTHWPQTNYPFINKYRIFTSPSPQNYIFIRLADILLLKAEAENELGNTSAAADLVNQIRKRVNLPNTTANTQAAMRLAIEKERRLELAFEGHRWFDLKRTGRAIDVINGVTNFGGVVQNYALTQNRLLWPVPQSEMDKNSKLTQNPGY; encoded by the coding sequence ATGAAAAATATATTTGTAATATTGTTTTCGGCGCTCCTTACCTTAACGTTTACTTCTTGTGAAGAGTTTCTTGACGAACAGCCAGTTTCAAATGGTATAGCAGTTGAAAATACTAGTTCAGATTCTGTATTGTACAAATCAGCAAGTGAAGCCGAAGCTGCACTAGCAGGTGTTTATGGTGATTTCAGAAACGAGTACTTTGAACTCGATTGCTTTGTAAACGGTGATGCCCAATCAGATGATACTTATGCTGGAGCCGATAATCCTGCTAACTTTCAGATTGATGACTATGGTGTTGATGCAACAAACTCTAACGTAGGTCGCGATTGGAGATATTTATATTCAACAATCGGAAAAGCTAATTTGCTTATTGACAATGTAAATTTTGTTGCCGACCCATTACTTACCTCAGACCGTAAAAACCAGATCATTGCTGAAGCATCATTCATCAGGGCTTTTATGTATTTTCAAATGGTACAACTTTGGGGAGATGTTCCACTTGTACTCACATCAGTCAGAACTTTCAATCTTGACATTCTGCCTTTACTTTTTCCACCTAGAGCAACTAAGGCTGATGTTTATGCCCAGATAATAAAAGATCTAGAAACGGCATTGGCAGATGTGCCAGTTTCTGCTACCAACAAAAATTACATCACTAAGGGTGCTGTTAATGCAATGTTGGCTAAGGTTTATGCAACCATTGAACCCCACGATTGGAATAAGGTGTTACAGTACTGCAATGATGTTATTGCTGGGCCTTATCTACTTTTACCTCAATACGATCAGCTGTGGGATAATACCCATGAGAATTCCTCCGAATCCATTTTTGAAATCAACTACGAAGGAACAAACTCAAGTGGTAACTGGGGTGCAAGCATGTTTCGAGGACTGGACTGGAAGAAATTCAACATACCTTCAAACGACCTTGTAGCAGCTTTTGATGAGGAGAATGATGTAATAAGAAAGGCTTCATCTATTGTTTTTCTGAATGTTTCAGGAAAATGGTCTGATACCCATTGGCCTCAAACCAACTATCCATTTATTAACAAGTATCGTATCTTCACTTCACCTAGTCCACAAAACTACATTTTCATCCGTTTGGCTGATATTTTGCTATTGAAGGCCGAAGCAGAAAATGAACTTGGTAATACTTCTGCTGCCGCAGATCTGGTTAATCAGATAAGGAAACGTGTCAATTTGCCAAATACAACAGCAAACACCCAAGCGGCAATGCGCTTGGCAATTGAAAAGGAGCGAAGGCTTGAACTAGCATTCGAAGGACATCGTTGGTTTGACCTTAAACGAACTGGAAGGGCGATTGATGTAATAAATGGAGTAACCAATTTTGGTGGAGTTGTACAGAACTATGCACTTACCCAGAACAGGTTATTGTGGCCAGTGCCGCAATCGGAAATGGATAAGAATTCAAAACTCACGCAAAACCCCGGGTACTAA
- a CDS encoding family 16 glycosylhydrolase: MVTQIKSIILLLLLTLLQAPIILSCKKTEQLKPKPAIPNLTLSNASITEGSSGSKQVSIGIHLSEPTTVNVKVEWSTLEGTAKAGEDYVTILNGSVTFLPGETLKTIELSIVSDDILEFNEEFYFQIDSVYNGISIIRKGTITIENDDTYTPEKVSDGYITPNTYPGMTLTWSDEFNGSSLDPASWTHEEGGGGWGNTELQTYTSSNNNSFVSNGYLTIRAIKDPITGVYTSARLNTKWKREFTYGRIDIRAKMPIGKGIWPALWMLGTNISTFGWPNCGEIDIMEYLGHDVVTTYGTVHYNDNGHKYKGSNYQVTSAENFHDKFHVFTLIWQENIMEWYVDYHKYFTATSGSIKFEAFNLPQFFIFNVAVGGTWPGNPDASTTFPQDMVVDYVRVFN; this comes from the coding sequence ATGGTAACGCAAATAAAGAGTATAATATTGCTTTTATTGCTTACACTATTGCAGGCCCCAATAATTTTATCCTGTAAAAAAACCGAGCAACTTAAACCTAAACCAGCTATTCCCAATCTTACTCTCAGTAATGCAAGCATAACAGAGGGAAGTAGTGGTTCGAAACAAGTTTCAATAGGTATTCATCTTTCTGAACCTACTACGGTTAATGTTAAAGTAGAATGGTCTACACTTGAGGGTACTGCAAAAGCAGGAGAAGATTATGTAACTATACTAAATGGGTCAGTAACCTTTTTACCTGGAGAAACTTTAAAAACAATAGAATTATCCATTGTTTCAGATGATATTCTTGAATTTAATGAAGAATTCTACTTTCAAATAGATAGTGTTTATAATGGGATATCCATAATACGTAAAGGCACTATCACCATTGAAAATGATGATACATATACTCCAGAGAAAGTATCCGATGGTTATATTACACCGAATACATACCCTGGAATGACACTTACTTGGAGTGATGAGTTTAATGGTTCTTCGCTTGATCCTGCAAGCTGGACTCATGAAGAGGGAGGTGGTGGTTGGGGTAATACTGAACTTCAAACCTATACAAGTTCAAACAATAACTCTTTTGTTAGTAATGGATACCTCACTATACGAGCAATAAAAGATCCAATAACTGGTGTATACACTTCAGCAAGACTTAATACTAAATGGAAGAGAGAATTTACTTATGGACGTATCGATATTAGAGCGAAAATGCCAATTGGGAAAGGAATTTGGCCTGCGTTATGGATGTTAGGTACCAATATATCAACCTTTGGGTGGCCTAATTGTGGTGAAATTGATATAATGGAGTATTTGGGTCATGATGTTGTTACAACATACGGAACAGTGCATTATAACGATAATGGACATAAGTATAAGGGTAGTAACTATCAAGTAACTTCTGCTGAGAATTTCCACGATAAATTCCATGTTTTTACCCTTATATGGCAGGAGAACATAATGGAATGGTACGTCGATTATCACAAATATTTTACTGCTACTAGTGGTTCTATCAAGTTTGAGGCATTCAATCTTCCACAGTTTTTTATTTTCAATGTTGCCGTTGGTGGTACATGGCCGGGAAATCCAGATGCATCCACCACTTTTCCACAGGATATGGTTGTGGATTATGTTAGAGTATTTAACTAA
- a CDS encoding glycoside hydrolase family 30 protein, with protein sequence MKTKLKREIYLDILLVVISFTVACKPAVNKVDKSKNFVNLELKSADVYVTAKGTTMRLTKTSELFFEDLIQPDEHFPTIMIDPNRTFQTILGFGGAITDAAAETYYKMPKAKQDELINAYFSSEGIGYSLCRTHINSCDFSSSIYAYSEVANDTLLEKFSIAHDKQFRIPLIKEAIAKTKGTLQMFGSPWSPPAWMKDNNNMLEGGKLKPEYYHVWADYYVRFLKEYKKEGINFWGLSVQNEPMAVQRWESCIYTAEDERDFVKRYLGTTLVKSDFSNVKIVIWDHNRGLMVQRAKVVYDDPEASKFVWGTGFHWYTGNHFENVKMHNEAFPDKNMLFTEGCVYPFNYDSINVWHWGETYGKSLINDLNNGASGWIDWNILVDETGGPNHVNNFCFAPVVGNTKTGELLYMNSFYFLGHFSKFIRPNAKRISCSSNDDNLWATSFLNPDGTISTVIQNATAKEKEFCVWINNKAIKAKSPENSIMTVIIK encoded by the coding sequence ATGAAAACAAAGCTGAAAAGAGAAATATATTTAGACATACTTTTAGTTGTTATATCTTTTACTGTTGCCTGCAAACCGGCAGTTAACAAAGTTGATAAAAGCAAAAATTTCGTAAACCTTGAATTAAAAAGTGCCGATGTTTATGTAACGGCTAAAGGTACAACAATGAGATTGACAAAAACCTCGGAATTATTTTTTGAGGATTTGATTCAACCTGATGAACATTTTCCTACAATAATGATCGATCCTAATAGGACCTTTCAGACTATTCTTGGATTTGGAGGTGCCATAACGGATGCAGCTGCTGAAACTTATTATAAGATGCCTAAAGCAAAACAGGATGAGCTTATTAATGCTTACTTTTCATCCGAAGGGATTGGATATTCACTCTGTAGAACACATATAAACAGCTGCGATTTTTCAAGTTCAATCTATGCATATTCTGAAGTTGCAAATGATACATTACTAGAGAAATTCAGTATTGCACACGATAAACAATTCCGCATTCCTCTTATAAAAGAGGCAATAGCAAAAACAAAAGGTACTCTGCAGATGTTTGGTTCACCTTGGAGTCCACCAGCATGGATGAAGGATAATAACAACATGTTAGAGGGAGGCAAGTTAAAACCCGAGTATTACCACGTATGGGCCGATTACTATGTCCGTTTCTTAAAAGAGTATAAGAAGGAGGGTATTAATTTCTGGGGTCTCTCTGTTCAAAACGAACCAATGGCTGTTCAAAGATGGGAATCATGCATTTACACTGCCGAGGATGAAAGAGATTTCGTGAAAAGATATCTTGGGACAACTCTCGTAAAATCTGATTTTTCGAATGTAAAAATAGTTATTTGGGATCATAACCGAGGGCTAATGGTACAACGAGCTAAAGTAGTATATGATGATCCTGAAGCCTCAAAATTTGTTTGGGGAACAGGATTTCACTGGTACACTGGCAATCATTTCGAGAATGTAAAAATGCATAACGAAGCATTCCCCGATAAAAACATGCTTTTTACTGAAGGCTGTGTATATCCGTTTAATTACGATAGTATTAATGTTTGGCATTGGGGAGAAACCTATGGGAAATCACTTATAAACGATCTTAATAACGGTGCTTCAGGTTGGATTGATTGGAATATACTTGTTGACGAAACGGGCGGGCCTAACCATGTAAATAATTTTTGCTTTGCTCCTGTTGTTGGTAATACAAAAACAGGTGAATTATTATACATGAACTCGTTCTATTTTTTAGGTCATTTTTCAAAATTTATACGCCCAAATGCGAAACGCATTAGCTGTTCGTCAAATGATGACAATTTGTGGGCTACATCATTCTTAAATCCCGATGGAACTATTTCAACTGTTATTCAAAATGCTACTGCAAA